Proteins encoded together in one Rhipicephalus sanguineus isolate Rsan-2018 chromosome 9, BIME_Rsan_1.4, whole genome shotgun sequence window:
- the LOC119405714 gene encoding uncharacterized protein LOC119405714: MASSQAILRGDHDDNKATILSLFAVQQAALRDKQAQMLRIMQQLEELEEEKEHSERERNFLAVMVARLMWRERCVWTYARPESWFETTLPHLPVSAFRENFRLDVSTFRYIVCVCGSMARLDTNMRKAISLTKRVAIGLYRLATSAEERTVANLFVVSRSSVNIIFREFCNVVVRRLEPRFVRFPRAQELVEHLRQFAAVAGFPQGVGALDGCHIEVCPPQDHATDYYKYKGWYSTILLAVVDHHYKFMYTNVGSPGRMHDAAVFERSQLSKRLESDVFKMGVKQMHGVAVGPVLLADQAFPLQPHLMKPYARAGSDGSSTRAFNYRLSSARRVVENAFGRLKARFRILHKGLECDIDNVNAVIRASCVLHNICEEFSDQCDASWLEIARIEDASRIQPVCISTQQDALGVHVRDALAQHFITCAQN, from the coding sequence ATGGCGTCGAGCCAGGCTATCTTGCGAGGCGATCACGACGACAATAAGGCCACGATTTTGTCTCTGTTCGCCGTTCAACAGGCAGCACTGCGGGATAAGCAGGCACAGATGCTGCGTATAATGCAACAACTGGAGGAACTTGAAGAAGAAAAGGAGCACTCGGAACGAGAGCGCAACTTTCTCGCGGTCATGGTGGCGCGGCTGATGTGGCGCGAACGGTGTGTGTGGACGTATGCACGGCCGGAGTCGTGGTTCGAGACCACGCTACCGCATCTTCCCGTAAGTGCTTTCAGAGAAAACTTCAGGTTGGATGTGAGCACGTTTCGATACATCGTGTGTGTTTGCGGAAGCATGGCACGGCTAGACACGAACATGCGTAAAGCCATTTCTCTGACGAAACGCGTCGCCATTGGTCTGTACAGGCTGGCCACATCTGCTGAAGAAAGAACAGTGGCGAACCTTTTTGTAGTCAGCAGGTCGTCAGTGAACATCATATTCCGCGAGTTCTGCAATGTAGTTGTGCGTCGCCTGGAGCCACGGTTTGTCCGATTTCCGAGGGCGCAAGAACTGGTCGAGCACCTCCGCCAGTTTGCTGCTGTTGCCGGCTTCCCACAAGGAGTAGGTGCCCTCGACGGCTGTCATATTGAAGTTTGCCCACCCCAGGATCATGCAACAGATTACTATAAGTATAAGGGATGGTACAGCACCATTCTATTGGCTGTGGTGGACCACCATTACAAGTTTATGTACACCAATGTAGGTTCACCAGGTCGGATGCATGATGCAGCGGTGTTCGAGAGGTCTCAACTGTCAAAGCGTTTGGAAAGCGACGTCTTCAAAATGGGAGTGAAGCAGATGCACGGAGTGGCAGTTGGGCCCGTCCTTCTTGCAGACCAGGCATTCCCACTGCAACCGCACCTGATGAAGCCTTATGCAAGAGCAGGGTCCGACGGATCGAGCACGAGAGCATTCAATTACCGACTGTCCAGTGCCAGACGAGTGGTCGAGAATGCGTTTGGGCGACTGAAGGCCCGATTCCGAATTTTACACAAAGGGCTGGAATGTGACATAGACAATGTAAATGCAGTCATTCGTGCGAGCTGTGTGCtccacaatatttgtgaagaatTCTCAGATCAGTGTGACGCAAGTTGGTTGGAGATTGCCCGTATTGAAGATGCGAGCCGCATTCAGCCAGTGTGCATAAGCACTCAGCAGGATGCATTGGGAGTGCATGTGAGAGATGCCCTGGCGCAACACTTCATCACCTGTGCACAGAACTGA